A section of the Candidatus Nitrosacidococcus sp. I8 genome encodes:
- a CDS encoding DUF2024 family protein, which yields MQIDVYDTYVTTTANKRLHFDVFLPTGKPEETAQQHASEWLKSIGIEAANIKQESCRYCHSESANPKVKDHIQQHGYYIFQMEGCPSPAR from the coding sequence ATGCAAATTGATGTATATGATACTTATGTAACCACTACAGCAAATAAGCGTCTTCATTTCGATGTTTTCCTTCCTACCGGCAAACCGGAAGAAACAGCACAGCAACACGCATCAGAGTGGCTCAAGAGTATTGGAATTGAAGCCGCCAATATTAAGCAAGAATCCTGTAGATATTGCCATAGTGAAAGTGCAAACCCAAAAGTAAAAGATCATATTCAACAGCATGGGTATTATATATTCCAAATGGAAGGATGTCCCTCTCCAGCTAGATAA
- a CDS encoding assimilatory sulfite reductase (NADPH) flavoprotein subunit → MGNNFFSAQNSPLTAEQAALLNQLIGDLSPEQRTWISGYLAGLNAVTIGSVASQIVATTVSNTSNPITVLFGSQTGNAEKLAEKLCTQLTEAGFAPNLCSMGSYKPRQLKKEHYLFIIASTHGEGDPPDNAEMFYEFLHSTKAPKLEELEFSVLALGDSSYEFFCKTGHDFDSRLHTLGGKRILDCLSCDVDYEEEADAWIANIIQTLSQKLTTTAQSVSSPSFINVTNNVGSTYSKKNPFLAPLLENIQITGRGSSKEVRHIALSLEDSNLSFKPGDALGVVPTNHLELVTELIGTLGFSCEEKITNTKGEEISLDKALSHEYEITTITRPFLEKYATLAESQELDELLKEENRERFRKYIYGREIIDIVQTYPITGITANQFIGLLRKLPPRLYSIASSYQANPDEVHLTVAIVHYKSYGRSRYGVATTFLAERVSEDSTVPIYIDSNKNFHLPENSDTPMIMVGPGTGVAPFRAFLEEREFLEASGKNWLFFGDRNFHTDFLYQQEWITHRKSGLLTKIDVAFSRDDTHKTYVQHRMLERSSEIYTWLEEGAYFYVCGDAESMAPDVHEALLTIIEKEGDVSRERATEYVRDLQQNKRYQRDVY, encoded by the coding sequence ATGGGAAATAATTTTTTTAGTGCTCAAAATAGTCCACTCACTGCGGAACAAGCTGCACTTTTAAATCAGCTTATTGGAGATCTTTCTCCAGAACAGAGAACTTGGATCAGTGGTTATCTCGCAGGCCTTAATGCCGTAACCATAGGTAGTGTAGCTTCGCAGATAGTCGCAACTACTGTTAGCAACACATCGAATCCTATTACTGTACTATTTGGTTCTCAAACAGGCAATGCAGAAAAGCTTGCCGAAAAATTATGTACTCAGCTTACAGAAGCAGGATTTGCTCCAAATCTCTGTAGTATGGGAAGTTATAAGCCTAGGCAGTTAAAAAAAGAGCACTATCTTTTTATTATTGCAAGTACCCATGGTGAGGGAGATCCTCCTGACAATGCAGAGATGTTTTATGAATTTCTTCATAGTACCAAAGCACCTAAGCTAGAAGAGTTAGAATTCTCTGTGCTTGCCCTTGGAGATAGTAGCTATGAATTTTTCTGTAAAACAGGACATGATTTTGACTCTAGATTACACACATTAGGTGGGAAGCGGATACTAGACTGTCTCAGTTGTGATGTGGACTATGAAGAAGAGGCAGATGCTTGGATTGCCAACATAATACAAACGCTTTCACAAAAACTTACTACTACAGCTCAATCAGTATCTAGTCCATCATTCATAAACGTAACCAACAATGTTGGATCTACCTACTCTAAAAAGAATCCTTTCTTAGCACCATTGCTTGAAAATATTCAGATTACAGGGCGAGGATCGAGCAAAGAAGTACGGCATATTGCTCTATCTTTAGAGGATTCAAATCTTTCTTTTAAACCGGGGGATGCCTTAGGGGTTGTGCCTACTAATCACCTTGAATTAGTCACTGAATTAATTGGAACTTTAGGCTTTAGCTGTGAGGAGAAAATTACTAATACAAAAGGGGAAGAAATATCATTAGATAAAGCCCTATCCCATGAGTATGAAATTACTACCATTACTCGACCATTTTTAGAAAAATATGCTACGCTTGCTGAATCTCAAGAATTAGATGAACTCTTAAAAGAAGAAAACCGGGAGCGGTTTCGGAAATATATTTACGGGCGAGAAATTATTGATATAGTACAGACTTATCCTATCACCGGAATTACTGCTAATCAATTTATCGGGTTGCTTCGAAAGTTACCGCCAAGACTCTACTCTATTGCCTCAAGTTATCAAGCTAATCCAGATGAGGTTCATCTTACCGTTGCGATTGTACATTATAAAAGCTATGGCCGATCTCGCTATGGTGTTGCGACCACTTTTTTAGCAGAACGGGTATCTGAAGATAGTACAGTACCTATTTATATTGACAGTAATAAAAATTTTCATCTTCCAGAAAATTCAGATACACCGATGATTATGGTAGGTCCTGGTACTGGTGTAGCACCTTTTAGGGCATTTTTAGAAGAACGGGAATTTTTAGAAGCATCAGGAAAAAATTGGCTATTTTTCGGAGATCGTAACTTTCACACAGATTTTCTCTATCAGCAAGAATGGATCACGCACCGTAAGAGCGGTCTACTCACTAAAATTGATGTCGCTTTTTCTCGAGACGATACTCATAAAACCTATGTACAGCATCGTATGCTGGAACGTAGCAGCGAAATTTATACTTGGCTAGAAGAAGGTGCTTATTTTTACGTATGTGGAGATGCAGAATCCATGGCACCTGATGTACATGAAGCCCTATTAACGATTATAGAAAAAGAAGGAGATGTTTCCCGAGAAAGGGCTACAGAATATGTACGAGATCTCCAACAAAATAAGCGTTATCAACGAGACGTATATTAA
- a CDS encoding NADPH-dependent assimilatory sulfite reductase hemoprotein subunit yields the protein MAQDSQQQSNLSSEETLKRDSCYLRGTILESLADPVTGSATSDDIKLLKFHGTYQQDNRDLRVERMRQKLEPAYSFMVRVRMPGGVCTAHQWLQLDEIAQKYANHSLRITTRQTFQFHGVIKRNLKPTISGINKAGLSTIAACGDVNRNVVCHNNPYLSVCHEEVYDWAKRLSNRFLPQTGAYPEIWLDKEKISANSSIKEEPLYGETYLPRKFKIGIALPPSNDIDVFAQDLGLIAISDGNHLVGFNVSVGGGMGMTHNVPETYPRLASVIGFCTLDQIFEVAEHIIKIQRDFGNRVDRQQARLKYTIDSRSIDWFKEELNQRLGWNLEPPRSYHFESNSDPFGWVQDSKGNWHLNLCLLSGRIKDTEDQPLMTGLREIAKIHRGDFRLTTNQNLTIANIPPAEKKNIEALVEKYHLPMPEKISRVRQDAMSCVALPTCGLAMAESERMLPGFLDKLEATLIQVGLQNDPITVRVTGCPNGCGRPYISEIALVGKSLGRYSLYLGAEFAGQRLNKLYKDSLTEDEIIETLTPIFKHYVQDRNEGEYFGNFVVRMEYVEEVKEGKDFNKKPAEPKAAKTA from the coding sequence ATGGCTCAGGACTCACAGCAACAAAGTAATTTGAGCTCAGAAGAAACCCTTAAAAGAGACAGTTGCTATCTTCGGGGAACTATCCTAGAGAGTTTAGCCGACCCCGTTACTGGCTCTGCAACCAGTGATGATATAAAACTCCTTAAATTTCATGGTACTTATCAGCAAGATAACCGGGATTTACGGGTAGAAAGAATGCGGCAAAAACTTGAGCCTGCTTACTCCTTTATGGTGCGCGTTCGAATGCCCGGTGGTGTATGTACTGCTCATCAGTGGTTACAGTTGGATGAAATTGCCCAAAAATATGCTAATCATTCTTTACGCATTACCACTCGCCAAACTTTTCAATTTCACGGAGTCATCAAACGTAATCTAAAACCTACTATTTCTGGGATTAATAAAGCAGGATTAAGTACCATTGCTGCCTGTGGGGATGTAAACCGTAATGTAGTTTGTCACAATAATCCTTATCTTTCTGTTTGCCATGAAGAAGTCTACGACTGGGCAAAACGATTGAGTAATCGTTTTTTACCTCAAACAGGTGCCTATCCAGAAATTTGGCTAGATAAGGAAAAAATTTCTGCAAATTCTTCTATAAAAGAAGAACCTTTATATGGAGAAACCTATCTCCCTCGTAAATTTAAAATAGGGATTGCCTTACCTCCTAGCAATGATATTGACGTATTTGCTCAAGATTTAGGACTCATTGCAATAAGTGATGGAAATCATTTAGTTGGCTTTAATGTAAGTGTTGGGGGAGGAATGGGGATGACTCATAATGTCCCAGAAACCTACCCACGGCTGGCTAGCGTCATTGGTTTTTGCACTTTAGATCAAATATTTGAAGTCGCTGAGCATATTATTAAAATTCAAAGAGATTTTGGAAACCGTGTTGATCGCCAACAAGCTCGCTTAAAATATACCATTGATAGCCGTAGCATAGACTGGTTTAAAGAAGAGCTTAATCAAAGATTAGGCTGGAATTTAGAACCCCCTCGGTCTTATCACTTTGAAAGTAATAGTGATCCTTTTGGTTGGGTTCAAGATTCTAAAGGAAATTGGCATTTAAATCTCTGTTTGCTCAGTGGGCGAATTAAAGATACAGAAGATCAACCCCTAATGACAGGCCTTCGAGAAATTGCAAAAATTCATCGAGGAGATTTTCGCCTAACAACCAATCAAAACCTGACTATTGCAAACATTCCACCTGCTGAAAAGAAGAATATAGAAGCATTGGTAGAGAAATATCACCTACCTATGCCAGAGAAAATTAGTCGAGTACGACAAGATGCTATGTCCTGTGTTGCACTGCCTACCTGTGGGTTGGCCATGGCAGAAAGCGAGCGGATGTTGCCCGGTTTTCTCGATAAATTAGAAGCAACTTTGATACAAGTAGGATTACAAAATGATCCTATTACAGTTCGAGTCACTGGTTGCCCCAATGGTTGCGGAAGACCTTATATTAGCGAGATTGCCCTAGTAGGTAAATCTTTAGGTCGCTATAGCCTTTATTTAGGTGCTGAATTTGCAGGTCAGCGGCTTAACAAGCTTTATAAAGATTCTTTAACTGAAGATGAAATTATCGAAACGCTCACCCCAATTTTTAAACATTACGTTCAAGATCGAAATGAAGGGGAATACTTTGGAAATTTTGTCGTACGCATGGAATATGTAGAAGAAGTTAAAGAAGGAAAAGATTTTAATAAGAAGCCTGCAGAGCCAAAGGCAGCAAAAACCGCATAA
- a CDS encoding M48 family metallopeptidase has protein sequence MNTKYILFFIGLISLLIAACTTSPTGRHQLSFYSADEIAKMGDASYEQIKKDTPISNDPTINAYVQCVVNALTTVVPKPPNGADWKVTVFKEDQTINAFALPGGNIGVYTGILQTAKNADQLAAVIGHELGHVIADHGNARISTQYTTQASLQLIRVMLSGSEWNGLVGNQLMGLLGVGTQVGITLPFSRAEESEADVLGLEYMAKAGFNPQQSIQLWKNMMTADGGKTPSELLSTHPSNQTRIDNLEKHMPAATDLYQKAASEGKHPKCILSTTSKG, from the coding sequence ATGAATACAAAATATATTCTTTTCTTTATAGGGTTAATTAGTTTATTAATTGCTGCCTGTACTACCTCACCTACTGGGCGACATCAACTCTCTTTCTATTCAGCAGATGAAATAGCTAAGATGGGAGATGCTTCCTATGAACAAATTAAGAAAGACACCCCAATTTCTAATGATCCAACTATTAATGCCTATGTTCAATGTGTTGTTAATGCGTTGACTACTGTAGTCCCCAAGCCACCTAATGGTGCCGATTGGAAAGTAACGGTATTTAAGGAAGATCAAACCATCAACGCCTTTGCCCTCCCGGGCGGCAATATTGGGGTTTACACTGGGATTCTTCAGACAGCTAAAAATGCCGATCAACTCGCTGCTGTAATTGGTCATGAGTTAGGTCATGTAATTGCAGATCATGGTAATGCACGTATATCCACTCAATACACTACTCAAGCAAGCCTCCAATTAATTCGAGTCATGCTAAGCGGATCTGAGTGGAATGGTCTTGTTGGAAATCAATTAATGGGTTTACTTGGGGTAGGAACACAAGTTGGTATTACTCTACCCTTTAGTCGTGCAGAAGAAAGTGAAGCAGATGTATTAGGGCTTGAATATATGGCTAAAGCAGGTTTTAACCCCCAACAAAGCATTCAACTTTGGAAAAATATGATGACTGCCGATGGTGGAAAAACACCCTCTGAGCTTCTCTCTACCCACCCTTCAAATCAAACTCGTATTGATAACTTAGAAAAGCATATGCCGGCAGCTACTGATCTCTATCAAAAAGCAGCTTCTGAAGGCAAACACCCTAAATGTATTCTTTCTACCACGTCTAAGGGGTAG
- the pepN gene encoding aminopeptidase N — protein sequence MSEGKINKTVYLKDYCPPDYQIKTVHLSFYLGEEHTKVHTKLSITRSLGKEAPLVLHGEALELLSIQLNGQLLTENSYQINSEFLILHQVSDQFILEIETKIYPQKNTTLSGLYVSEGNFCTQCEAEGFRRITYFLDRPDVMATYTTTIIGNKEKYPVLLSNGNLIDQGDKEHGEHFATWQDPFPKPSYLFALVAGKLSSIQDKFTTLSGREVSLSIYVQPHNIEKCAHAMASLKRAMAWDEQAYGREYDLDNYMIVAVDDFNMGAMENKGLNIFNSKFILANPETATDTDYQYIEGVIGHEYFHNWSGNRITCRDWFQLSLKEGFTVFRDQQFSASQSGAVVKRIEDVNRLRTYQFREDAGPMAHPVRPESYEEINNFYTVTIYEKGAEVVRMLHTLLGETGFRKGTDLYFERHDGQAVTTDDFVKALEDANQANFFQFRLWYSQAGTPELHVQSSYDVDQQIYTLKIKQICPPTPDQPHKKPFHLPLTMGLLDSYGKHIPIELVGENYITEGIRILELKNQEETFVFKNIPTKPIPSLLRGFSTPVKLHFELSDEERCFLLAHDSDPFNRWEAGQQLAVKIILSLTKYYQEEKSLNVPSIFIEAIAKVLENYQTDDQSFIAQLLVLPSEHYLSEFMEVIDPEALYQARTFLRQTLAHSLKDSFNTIYHRLTSEKPYSFNPQEVGRRALCNICLGYLMALDETEIHQHCFQQFKTADNMTDRIAALSYLADTKSTEREAALSMFYDQWKQDSLVMDKWLSIQASAKCDDALEIVKQLTSHSAFKLTNPNKVRALIGAFCQNNLVNFHHPSGDGYKFLGEFIRKLDPLNPQIAARLVSIFSFWKRYDSKRQVLMKDQLEQISHSPNLSKDIQEITLKSLKMN from the coding sequence ATGTCTGAGGGTAAAATTAACAAAACTGTATATTTAAAAGATTATTGTCCCCCAGATTATCAAATTAAAACCGTTCATTTATCTTTTTATCTTGGTGAAGAACACACTAAGGTTCACACTAAGCTGAGTATTACTCGTTCTCTAGGCAAAGAAGCTCCTCTTGTTTTGCATGGAGAAGCGCTTGAATTACTCTCTATTCAATTGAATGGGCAGCTGCTTACAGAAAATAGTTATCAAATAAATTCCGAATTTCTTATCTTACATCAGGTATCTGATCAGTTCATTCTAGAAATAGAAACTAAAATCTATCCTCAAAAGAATACTACTCTTTCAGGGCTTTATGTTTCAGAAGGGAATTTCTGTACCCAGTGTGAGGCAGAAGGATTTCGAAGAATTACTTATTTCCTAGATCGTCCTGATGTCATGGCAACTTATACTACGACCATCATTGGAAATAAGGAAAAATATCCGGTATTACTTTCCAATGGAAATTTAATAGATCAAGGAGATAAAGAACACGGAGAACATTTTGCTACTTGGCAAGATCCCTTTCCAAAACCTTCCTACTTATTTGCTTTAGTGGCAGGTAAGTTATCCAGTATTCAAGATAAATTCACCACTTTATCCGGCCGAGAAGTTAGCTTATCTATTTATGTACAGCCCCATAACATTGAAAAATGTGCTCATGCTATGGCCTCGTTAAAGCGAGCGATGGCTTGGGATGAACAAGCCTACGGTCGAGAATATGATTTAGATAATTATATGATCGTAGCAGTAGATGATTTCAATATGGGTGCTATGGAAAACAAAGGGTTAAATATCTTTAATTCCAAGTTTATCCTAGCGAATCCTGAAACAGCGACTGATACAGATTATCAATATATTGAAGGGGTAATTGGTCATGAGTATTTTCATAACTGGTCTGGTAATCGCATTACTTGCCGAGATTGGTTTCAATTAAGCCTAAAAGAAGGATTTACTGTTTTTCGAGATCAACAATTTAGCGCTAGCCAAAGTGGTGCCGTGGTGAAACGCATTGAAGATGTAAATCGCCTCCGTACTTATCAGTTTCGAGAAGATGCAGGTCCTATGGCACATCCAGTTCGCCCTGAATCCTATGAAGAAATTAATAATTTCTACACCGTTACTATTTATGAAAAAGGAGCAGAAGTGGTACGAATGCTCCATACCTTACTTGGAGAAACTGGTTTTCGTAAAGGCACAGATCTTTACTTTGAACGCCATGATGGACAAGCAGTTACCACCGATGATTTTGTCAAAGCTTTGGAAGATGCTAATCAGGCGAATTTCTTTCAATTTCGCCTTTGGTATAGTCAGGCAGGTACTCCAGAGCTTCATGTTCAAAGTAGTTACGATGTCGATCAGCAAATCTATACCCTAAAAATTAAGCAAATTTGCCCACCTACCCCAGATCAACCCCATAAAAAGCCGTTTCATCTCCCCCTAACAATGGGTTTATTAGATTCTTATGGTAAACATATACCTATAGAGTTAGTAGGGGAAAACTATATTACTGAAGGCATTCGTATTCTTGAACTTAAAAACCAAGAAGAAACCTTTGTTTTTAAAAATATTCCTACTAAACCTATTCCCTCCCTGCTCCGTGGATTTTCTACTCCTGTTAAATTACATTTTGAATTAAGTGATGAAGAACGTTGTTTCTTATTAGCCCATGATAGTGATCCTTTTAATCGTTGGGAGGCAGGGCAACAATTAGCGGTAAAAATAATTTTAAGTCTTACCAAATATTATCAAGAAGAAAAATCCCTTAATGTACCTTCCATTTTTATAGAAGCTATTGCAAAAGTTTTAGAAAATTATCAAACAGATGATCAATCATTTATTGCTCAACTGCTTGTTCTTCCCTCAGAGCATTATCTCTCTGAATTTATGGAAGTAATTGACCCTGAAGCACTTTACCAAGCAAGAACCTTTTTAAGGCAAACACTAGCGCACAGTTTAAAAGATTCTTTTAATACTATTTATCATCGGCTTACTTCAGAAAAACCCTACTCTTTTAACCCACAAGAAGTAGGAAGGCGAGCTTTGTGCAATATATGCCTTGGCTATCTAATGGCATTAGATGAAACAGAAATTCATCAACACTGTTTTCAGCAATTTAAAACAGCAGATAATATGACCGATAGGATTGCTGCTTTAAGCTATCTAGCAGATACAAAAAGCACTGAAAGAGAAGCGGCACTAAGTATGTTTTATGACCAATGGAAACAAGATTCTTTAGTGATGGATAAGTGGCTTAGTATTCAGGCAAGTGCTAAATGTGATGATGCCCTTGAGATAGTAAAACAGCTTACTAGCCACTCAGCCTTTAAACTGACTAATCCTAATAAAGTACGCGCCCTAATTGGAGCATTTTGCCAAAATAATCTTGTGAATTTCCATCATCCCAGTGGGGATGGTTATAAGTTTCTCGGAGAATTTATTCGTAAGCTGGATCCACTCAATCCGCAAATTGCAGCACGTCTTGTCAGTATCTTTAGTTTTTGGAAACGCTACGATTCAAAGCGACAAGTATTAATGAAAGATCAGTTAGAGCAAATCTCTCATAGCCCAAATCTATCTAAGGATATACAGGAAATTACGTTAAAAAGTTTGAAAATGAATTAA
- a CDS encoding 2-aminoethylphosphonate aminotransferase — MILLNPGPVNLSHRVREAFLGPDLCHRESEFFDLQDEIKKQLLAAYKLNPEKWAAVLLSGSGTAAIEAMISSLIPIQGKLLIIENGIYGERITKIAQIHKIKHTTLPHSWGEEINFDQLEQTLKKDSKITHIAVIHHETTTGRLNSLEIIGRICQQKGVQLLVDGVSSFGAELLSFDHWGISGLAATANKCLHGAPGAAFVIVQRDSFPEVPPKRSLYLDLASYCQEQDQRGTPFTPAVQSFYVLLEALQEFMDLGGWRARKNHYRQLGNLVEQEFKQLGIKPLLSRKDSSCVLRSYYLPETLAYEALHDQLKKRGFIIYAGQGKLNTKIFRVATMGAITTQDMQQFIMAVKKIKFI; from the coding sequence ATGATTTTACTTAATCCAGGTCCTGTTAATTTAAGTCATCGAGTAAGAGAAGCTTTTTTAGGCCCCGATTTATGCCATCGAGAATCAGAATTTTTTGATCTTCAAGATGAAATCAAAAAACAGTTACTAGCAGCCTATAAGCTTAATCCTGAAAAATGGGCAGCGGTATTACTAAGTGGTTCAGGCACTGCTGCAATAGAGGCAATGATTAGTAGCCTTATTCCTATCCAAGGAAAATTATTAATTATTGAAAATGGAATTTATGGTGAGCGTATTACTAAAATTGCTCAAATTCATAAAATAAAACATACTACACTACCTCATAGCTGGGGAGAAGAAATTAATTTTGATCAGTTAGAACAAACCCTAAAAAAAGATTCTAAAATTACCCATATAGCAGTTATTCATCATGAAACCACCACTGGACGACTCAATTCCTTAGAAATAATTGGTAGAATTTGCCAACAAAAAGGAGTTCAGCTTCTAGTTGATGGAGTAAGCAGCTTTGGTGCTGAATTACTCTCTTTTGATCATTGGGGAATTAGTGGACTTGCTGCTACAGCAAATAAATGCCTCCATGGTGCCCCAGGTGCTGCCTTTGTCATAGTACAACGAGATAGCTTTCCTGAAGTTCCTCCAAAGCGAAGTCTTTATTTAGATTTAGCCTCCTATTGTCAGGAGCAAGATCAGCGAGGCACACCCTTTACTCCTGCAGTGCAGTCTTTTTATGTACTCCTTGAAGCTTTACAGGAATTTATGGACTTAGGTGGTTGGCGTGCTAGAAAAAACCACTATCGGCAACTAGGTAATCTTGTAGAACAAGAATTTAAGCAACTGGGTATTAAACCCCTGCTTTCTCGTAAAGATTCTTCCTGTGTACTACGTTCCTACTATCTTCCAGAAACTCTTGCTTACGAAGCCTTACATGATCAATTAAAAAAACGTGGATTTATTATTTACGCAGGCCAAGGGAAGTTAAATACTAAAATTTTTAGAGTAGCTACTATGGGTGCAATTACTACTCAAGATATGCAACAATTTATTATGGCTGTAAAAAAGATTAAATTTATATAA
- the aepY gene encoding phosphonopyruvate decarboxylase: MIETHEFIDQAQKFGYHSYAGVPCSFLTPFINHVIARDDINYVSAANEGDAVAIATGAYLGGQPAVAMMQNSGLGNAINPLTSLNHTFRIPILLIVTLRGDPDLKDEPQHELMGRITGSLLESMEIPWEYFPQETAQIQPALERATHYIKEQKRPYALVVRKDSIASYGASGGIPHRILSKEKPLNFHSTVPIHSRSEVLSYLHSQIPKENSVVIATTGYTGRELFALEDRENQLYMVGSMGCASSLGLGISLTRPDLQVIVIDGDGAALMRMGNFATVGTYGQPNFTHILLDNEVHDSTGSQATVSGNFSFANIASSCGYEMALSGNDFTLLDQIFAHKTTKGPKFAQIKIHSGTVDHLPRPKLSPEETARRLMTYISKCK; this comes from the coding sequence ATGATAGAAACACATGAATTTATCGATCAGGCACAAAAATTTGGCTACCATTCCTATGCTGGAGTACCCTGCTCGTTCTTAACGCCCTTTATTAATCATGTGATTGCTCGAGATGATATAAACTATGTTTCTGCAGCAAATGAGGGAGATGCGGTTGCCATAGCAACAGGGGCTTATTTAGGTGGGCAACCTGCAGTAGCAATGATGCAAAACTCTGGTCTAGGCAATGCAATTAATCCACTGACTTCTCTTAACCATACATTTCGTATTCCCATTTTATTAATTGTGACCCTAAGAGGGGATCCTGATCTTAAGGATGAGCCTCAACATGAGTTAATGGGGCGAATTACGGGTTCTTTATTAGAATCAATGGAAATTCCTTGGGAGTATTTTCCTCAAGAAACTGCACAAATACAACCTGCACTTGAACGTGCTACCCACTATATAAAAGAGCAAAAACGTCCCTATGCTTTAGTAGTACGCAAAGATTCTATTGCTTCTTATGGTGCAAGTGGTGGTATTCCTCATCGAATATTGAGTAAAGAAAAGCCACTAAATTTTCATTCAACTGTTCCAATTCATTCCCGAAGTGAAGTACTTAGCTATCTTCATAGCCAAATACCTAAAGAAAACAGCGTAGTGATTGCCACCACGGGCTATACTGGGCGTGAATTATTTGCTCTAGAAGACAGGGAAAATCAACTATATATGGTAGGTTCCATGGGCTGCGCCTCTTCTCTAGGGCTGGGTATTTCCCTTACTCGTCCAGACTTACAAGTTATTGTGATTGATGGAGATGGTGCTGCCCTAATGCGGATGGGAAACTTTGCGACCGTAGGTACCTATGGGCAACCGAACTTTACCCATATACTATTAGACAATGAAGTACATGATTCTACTGGATCTCAAGCAACTGTATCAGGCAATTTTTCCTTTGCTAATATAGCGAGTAGTTGCGGTTATGAAATGGCATTATCAGGGAATGATTTTACCCTATTGGATCAAATATTTGCCCATAAGACAACTAAAGGTCCTAAGTTTGCTCAAATTAAAATACACTCTGGTACAGTAGATCATCTTCCTCGTCCTAAACTCAGTCCAGAGGAAACTGCTAGGCGATTAATGACCTACATTTCAAAATGTAAATAA